Proteins from one Apis cerana isolate GH-2021 linkage group LG11, AcerK_1.0, whole genome shotgun sequence genomic window:
- the LOC107996238 gene encoding metacaspase-2 isoform X2: MTHMTEVNFGDFQMEERYKKLERTLKLASLRKENRKKDEFTLRAPSSINIDSFDSSINVPQGSRIDSEIVSSSNNLRNILLKRKNINSDHKKFATSSVRKFNEENSCQRDYLQMPPPSFDINFYNSKHSNNIETYNVSKFLLQNKYNTSDIDIISPKKENYKFSDNNEKYIDTSSYIHSNSFQYRNIKMFTEWTVILNEQNLLIIKGKIECGIIAWSKPIIRRLTSTKLECVCKHLYHLQGNIVDNQCELPNYVRGKFYDGFPDDWENVYEIWKMFVQQGCSATFRWPTPITDSDDDIKSEITDITFAYSTSPKNKISPKECLSEQKIKNKENSYSYNKKIDSFTQTHISDVTENLCYNRENIQFLINQYNNNKENYKQKGNMNLNYCHIKNKKNVNDILNVIVNNLTDKNCSQEYINKIFEILDCLNYVVSYKSIQDRPNVEHTKLKQDIQIEEKNSEINYNSSEYNQSEIIKNYNNSLSRKRTFTEMNNTSVSDSESAIYTGIPKIPIERIIRQKKTLLKSKRKIRKKEILQNHNTQDKQCISNISLTIPDYCTNINCTNVRSEKIDCTNFNDSSINITEDERNYLKVNDICPNFQDNTDKYVEPKIIKENEQNVHIHKYFAQKDTTDIHKSIKNLQDSYEKIKKNECKTIMTETPKNIIETNSCIETNNKNNQNRFSHQQQKEFSSYSKNSINERTKPVVLSSIPIDIEIKNKQLYTLQNSKESLVEDENKVIEELHEIKKRTYQKSPIKFNTTSRKNSNLLSDSEHFKENIKIQPNNMDSIITKRSSYDNSKISKDNKLTDDIEPKLLSDWTPRVLFKSGLNLIFEGNLLNEIGHIVHRKFKTDKIYRRISGKLVETIHHEFYQLVGNLRDTKHVIPKKLLRKCRYGCPVNIEQFCKEWESLQNYIVDYEDSTKKCNDLSMDNINVGRSSKGRRIIPPLTYWTGERIIMKDNNPVYKPGTIQDNNNRINNSLEQISKNSPKMLMGNTENIVKKIKNNKSKKFATKNTKKTRMSESSDSSNDHNISVYKDEIGKITSNSINISNKQNSKPINIENSHESCTNVTKTKTAVKKSKVRKNVELNTSFLGTSKQMHGSHQSSVERYRDIVCMYYQSIPNKDDILSDDQVSHV, from the exons atgacaCACATGACTgag GTAAACTTTGGTGATTTTCAAATGGAAGaaagatacaaaaaattagAACGAACTTTAAAACTAGCTTCacttagaaaagaaaacagaaaGAAAGATGAATTTACACTACGTGCTCCTTCaagtattaatatagattCATTTGATTCTAGTATTAATGTTCCTCAAGGTTCCAGAATTGATAGTGAAATTGTTTCTTCAAGTAATAATTTGAGAAAcatacttttaaaaagaaaaaatattaacagtgATCATAAGAAATTTGCTACATCTAGTGTTAGAAagtttaatgaagaaaatagttGTCAGAGAGATTATCTTCAAATGCCACCACCTAGTTttgacattaatttttataattcaaaacattcaaataatatagaaacatataatgtttcaaaatttttattacaaaataaatataatacttctgatattgatattatatcaccaaagaaagaaaactataaattttctgataacaatgaaaaatatattgatacttcttcatatattcattctaATAGTTTTcagtatagaaatattaaaatgtttacagAATGGAcagttatattaaatgaacaaaatttattaattattaaaggaaaaattgaatg tGGAATTATTGCTTGGAGTAAGCCTATTATAAGAAGATTAACAAGTACTAAACTTGAATGTGTTTGTAAACATTTGTATCACTTGCAGGGAAATATTGTTGATAATCAATGtg aattaccAAATTATGTTAGAGGTAAATTTTATGATGGATTTCCTGATGATTGGGAAAATGTTTATGAAATTTGGAAGATGTTTGTACAACAAGGATGTAGTGCAACATTTCGTTGGCCTACTCCTATCACAGATAGTGATGATGacataaaaagtgaaattactGATATTACATTTGCTTATTCAACTAGTcctaagaataaaatatctcctaaaGAATGTCTATCtgaacagaaaataaaaaataaagaaaattcttattcatataataaaaaaattgattcatttACACAGACACATATATCTGATGTAActgaaaatttatgttataatagagaaaacattcaatttttaataaatcaatataacaataacaaagaaaattataaacaaaagggtaatatgaatttaaattattgtcacattaaaaataaaaaaaatgttaatgatatattaaatgttattgtaaataacttaactgataaaaattgttctcaagaatacattaataaaatatttgagatattagattgtttaaattatgttgTATCATATAAATCCATTCAGGATAGACCTAATGTTGAACATACAAAATTAAAGCAAGATAtacaaatagaagaaaaaaatagtgaaataaattacaattcgtCAGAGTATAATCaatctgaaataataaaaaattataataattcattatcaagaaaaagaaCTTTCACAGAAATGAATAATACCAGTGTATCCGATAGTGAAAGTGCAATTTATACAGGAATTCCAAAAATACCCATAGAACGGATAATacgacaaaaaaaaacattattaaaatctaaacgtaaaataagaaaaaaagagatattgcAAAATCATAATACTCAGGATAAACaatgtatttcaaatatatctttaactaTACCAGACTATTGtactaatataaattgtacaaatgTAAGATCTGAAAAAATAGattgtacaaattttaatgattcaagTATCAATATTACCGAGgacgaaagaaattatttaaaagtaaatgatatttgtccaaattttcaagataataCTGACAAATATGTAGAacctaaaattataaaagaaaatgaacaaaatgtgcatattcacaaatattttgcaCAAAAAGATACAACAGATATTcacaaatctattaaaaatttacaagattcttacgaaaaaattaaaaaaaatgaatgtaaaACCATAATGACTGAAACACctaagaatataatagaaacaaaTTCTTGCAttgaaactaataataaaaataatcaaaatcgtTTTTCTCATCAacaacaaaaagaattttcttcttattcaaaaaatagcaTAAACGAAAGAACAAAACCTGTTGTGCTTAGCTCAATTCCTattgatatagaaattaaaaataaacaattatataccttacaaaattcaaaagaatctTTGGTTGAGgatgaaaataaagttattgaaGAATTacatgaaatcaaaaaaagaacatatCAAAAATctcctataaaatttaatactacttcaagaaaaaattcaaatttgttatCTGATAGCGaacattttaaagaaaacattaaaatccAACCAAATAACATGGAttctattattacaaaaagatcatcatatgataattcaaaaatttctaaagataATAAACTTACAGATGATATTGaaccaaaattattatccgATTGGACACCGAGAGTTTTATTCAAATcaggattaaatttaatttttgaaggaaatttattaaa tgagATTGGCCACATTGTACATAGAAAGTTTAAAAcggataaaatatatcgtcgAATATCAGGAAAATTGGTCGAGACAATTCATcatgaattttatcaattagtCGGCAATTTGCGTGATACAAAACATG ttatacctaaaaaattattaaggaaATGTCGTTATGGTTGTCCTGTTAATATAGAACAATTTTGTAAAGAATGGGAATCATTGCAAAATT ATATTGTCGATTATGAAGACAGcacaaaaaaatgtaatgatttatcaatggataatataaatgtCGGTCGAAGTTCAAAAGGTAGAAGAATAATACCTCCATTAACTTACTGGACAG GAGAACGcattattatgaaagataaCAATCCAGTATATAAACCTGGTACTATTCAAGATAACAATAacagaattaataatagtttggAG caaataagtaaaaattcacCAAAAATGTTGATGGGAAATACtgaaaatattgtgaaaaaaataaaaaataacaaatctaaaaaatttgcaacgaaaaatacgaaaaaaacaagaatgtCAGAATCAAGTGATTCTAGCAATGATCataatatttctgtatataag gatGAGATAGGAAAAATAACATCTAactctataaatatatcaaataaacagAATTCAAAacctataaatattgaaaattcg catGAATCTTGCACAAACGTTACCAAAACAAAAACGGcagtaaaaaaatcaaaagtaaggaaaaatgttgaattaaaTACATCATTTCTCGGCACTTCTAAACAAAT GCATGGGAGTCATCAGTCTTCGGTTGAAAGATATCGTGATATAGTATGTATGTATTATCAAAGTATTCCAAATAAAGATGATATATTATCTGATGATCAAGTCTCACATGTGTGA
- the LOC107996238 gene encoding metacaspase-2 isoform X1 — protein MTHMTEVNFGDFQMEERYKKLERTLKLASLRKENRKKDEFTLRAPSSINIDSFDSSINVPQGSRIDSEIVSSSNNLRNILLKRKNINSDHKKFATSSVRKFNEENSCQRDYLQMPPPSFDINFYNSKHSNNIETYNVSKFLLQNKYNTSDIDIISPKKENYKFSDNNEKYIDTSSYIHSNSFQYRNIKMFTEWTVILNEQNLLIIKGKIECGIIAWSKPIIRRLTSTKLECVCKHLYHLQGNIVDNQCELPNYVRGKFYDGFPDDWENVYEIWKMFVQQGCSATFRWPTPITDSDDDIKSEITDITFAYSTSPKNKISPKECLSEQKIKNKENSYSYNKKIDSFTQTHISDVTENLCYNRENIQFLINQYNNNKENYKQKGNMNLNYCHIKNKKNVNDILNVIVNNLTDKNCSQEYINKIFEILDCLNYVVSYKSIQDRPNVEHTKLKQDIQIEEKNSEINYNSSEYNQSEIIKNYNNSLSRKRTFTEMNNTSVSDSESAIYTGIPKIPIERIIRQKKTLLKSKRKIRKKEILQNHNTQDKQCISNISLTIPDYCTNINCTNVRSEKIDCTNFNDSSINITEDERNYLKVNDICPNFQDNTDKYVEPKIIKENEQNVHIHKYFAQKDTTDIHKSIKNLQDSYEKIKKNECKTIMTETPKNIIETNSCIETNNKNNQNRFSHQQQKEFSSYSKNSINERTKPVVLSSIPIDIEIKNKQLYTLQNSKESLVEDENKVIEELHEIKKRTYQKSPIKFNTTSRKNSNLLSDSEHFKENIKIQPNNMDSIITKRSSYDNSKISKDNKLTDDIEPKLLSDWTPRVLFKSGLNLIFEGNLLNEIGHIVHRKFKTDKIYRRISGKLVETIHHEFYQLVGNLRDTKHVIPKKLLRKCRYGCPVNIEQFCKEWESLQNSIDIVDYEDSTKKCNDLSMDNINVGRSSKGRRIIPPLTYWTGERIIMKDNNPVYKPGTIQDNNNRINNSLEQISKNSPKMLMGNTENIVKKIKNNKSKKFATKNTKKTRMSESSDSSNDHNISVYKDEIGKITSNSINISNKQNSKPINIENSHESCTNVTKTKTAVKKSKVRKNVELNTSFLGTSKQMHGSHQSSVERYRDIVCMYYQSIPNKDDILSDDQVSHV, from the exons atgacaCACATGACTgag GTAAACTTTGGTGATTTTCAAATGGAAGaaagatacaaaaaattagAACGAACTTTAAAACTAGCTTCacttagaaaagaaaacagaaaGAAAGATGAATTTACACTACGTGCTCCTTCaagtattaatatagattCATTTGATTCTAGTATTAATGTTCCTCAAGGTTCCAGAATTGATAGTGAAATTGTTTCTTCAAGTAATAATTTGAGAAAcatacttttaaaaagaaaaaatattaacagtgATCATAAGAAATTTGCTACATCTAGTGTTAGAAagtttaatgaagaaaatagttGTCAGAGAGATTATCTTCAAATGCCACCACCTAGTTttgacattaatttttataattcaaaacattcaaataatatagaaacatataatgtttcaaaatttttattacaaaataaatataatacttctgatattgatattatatcaccaaagaaagaaaactataaattttctgataacaatgaaaaatatattgatacttcttcatatattcattctaATAGTTTTcagtatagaaatattaaaatgtttacagAATGGAcagttatattaaatgaacaaaatttattaattattaaaggaaaaattgaatg tGGAATTATTGCTTGGAGTAAGCCTATTATAAGAAGATTAACAAGTACTAAACTTGAATGTGTTTGTAAACATTTGTATCACTTGCAGGGAAATATTGTTGATAATCAATGtg aattaccAAATTATGTTAGAGGTAAATTTTATGATGGATTTCCTGATGATTGGGAAAATGTTTATGAAATTTGGAAGATGTTTGTACAACAAGGATGTAGTGCAACATTTCGTTGGCCTACTCCTATCACAGATAGTGATGATGacataaaaagtgaaattactGATATTACATTTGCTTATTCAACTAGTcctaagaataaaatatctcctaaaGAATGTCTATCtgaacagaaaataaaaaataaagaaaattcttattcatataataaaaaaattgattcatttACACAGACACATATATCTGATGTAActgaaaatttatgttataatagagaaaacattcaatttttaataaatcaatataacaataacaaagaaaattataaacaaaagggtaatatgaatttaaattattgtcacattaaaaataaaaaaaatgttaatgatatattaaatgttattgtaaataacttaactgataaaaattgttctcaagaatacattaataaaatatttgagatattagattgtttaaattatgttgTATCATATAAATCCATTCAGGATAGACCTAATGTTGAACATACAAAATTAAAGCAAGATAtacaaatagaagaaaaaaatagtgaaataaattacaattcgtCAGAGTATAATCaatctgaaataataaaaaattataataattcattatcaagaaaaagaaCTTTCACAGAAATGAATAATACCAGTGTATCCGATAGTGAAAGTGCAATTTATACAGGAATTCCAAAAATACCCATAGAACGGATAATacgacaaaaaaaaacattattaaaatctaaacgtaaaataagaaaaaaagagatattgcAAAATCATAATACTCAGGATAAACaatgtatttcaaatatatctttaactaTACCAGACTATTGtactaatataaattgtacaaatgTAAGATCTGAAAAAATAGattgtacaaattttaatgattcaagTATCAATATTACCGAGgacgaaagaaattatttaaaagtaaatgatatttgtccaaattttcaagataataCTGACAAATATGTAGAacctaaaattataaaagaaaatgaacaaaatgtgcatattcacaaatattttgcaCAAAAAGATACAACAGATATTcacaaatctattaaaaatttacaagattcttacgaaaaaattaaaaaaaatgaatgtaaaACCATAATGACTGAAACACctaagaatataatagaaacaaaTTCTTGCAttgaaactaataataaaaataatcaaaatcgtTTTTCTCATCAacaacaaaaagaattttcttcttattcaaaaaatagcaTAAACGAAAGAACAAAACCTGTTGTGCTTAGCTCAATTCCTattgatatagaaattaaaaataaacaattatataccttacaaaattcaaaagaatctTTGGTTGAGgatgaaaataaagttattgaaGAATTacatgaaatcaaaaaaagaacatatCAAAAATctcctataaaatttaatactacttcaagaaaaaattcaaatttgttatCTGATAGCGaacattttaaagaaaacattaaaatccAACCAAATAACATGGAttctattattacaaaaagatcatcatatgataattcaaaaatttctaaagataATAAACTTACAGATGATATTGaaccaaaattattatccgATTGGACACCGAGAGTTTTATTCAAATcaggattaaatttaatttttgaaggaaatttattaaa tgagATTGGCCACATTGTACATAGAAAGTTTAAAAcggataaaatatatcgtcgAATATCAGGAAAATTGGTCGAGACAATTCATcatgaattttatcaattagtCGGCAATTTGCGTGATACAAAACATG ttatacctaaaaaattattaaggaaATGTCGTTATGGTTGTCCTGTTAATATAGAACAATTTTGTAAAGAATGGGAATCATTGCAAAATT CTATAGATATTGTCGATTATGAAGACAGcacaaaaaaatgtaatgatttatcaatggataatataaatgtCGGTCGAAGTTCAAAAGGTAGAAGAATAATACCTCCATTAACTTACTGGACAG GAGAACGcattattatgaaagataaCAATCCAGTATATAAACCTGGTACTATTCAAGATAACAATAacagaattaataatagtttggAG caaataagtaaaaattcacCAAAAATGTTGATGGGAAATACtgaaaatattgtgaaaaaaataaaaaataacaaatctaaaaaatttgcaacgaaaaatacgaaaaaaacaagaatgtCAGAATCAAGTGATTCTAGCAATGATCataatatttctgtatataag gatGAGATAGGAAAAATAACATCTAactctataaatatatcaaataaacagAATTCAAAacctataaatattgaaaattcg catGAATCTTGCACAAACGTTACCAAAACAAAAACGGcagtaaaaaaatcaaaagtaaggaaaaatgttgaattaaaTACATCATTTCTCGGCACTTCTAAACAAAT GCATGGGAGTCATCAGTCTTCGGTTGAAAGATATCGTGATATAGTATGTATGTATTATCAAAGTATTCCAAATAAAGATGATATATTATCTGATGATCAAGTCTCACATGTGTGA